The Panicum hallii strain FIL2 chromosome 9, PHallii_v3.1, whole genome shotgun sequence genome has a window encoding:
- the LOC112876564 gene encoding putative receptor protein kinase ZmPK1, translating to MAVILNAYPPCPRTTYERRIEKCSLDIRELEKQPPSSALPSVQTSAMATFLTILPLLLSLHPLLSSAAPRDTLLLGSSLSVDKDQTDILRSRDGTFTCGFYSIYTNAFTFSIWYTHSSKTVVWTANRGRPVHARGAAVTLKKGRALVLTDYDGAVVWQAEGDNSAGVQYAQLLDTGNLVMKNSSSIVWQSFDSPTDTLLPTQRITAATKLVSTTGLHVPGHNIFHFTDSSILSLLYDDAEVHEIYWPDPDNGEYQNNRNRYNNTRFGGLDDIGNFFSSDFANQQALVASDQGLGIKRRLTLDPDGNLRLYSLNSSNGGWSVSWIAMSQPCNIHGFCGPNGICHYLPAPTCFCPPGYVMSNPGNWSQGCSPQVDINCTVDQVQPVQFVPLPGTDYWGSDQLHRDQVSLEACKNICRSDCTCKGFLYQQGTGSCYPKSSLFNGKAYTPPDKSYRTMYLKLPMSVNISGISVPRIDLLVSREYHPDCRQMSNKMPVEPFPEIHKTSQGEAKWLYFYGFAEIQAVEEGYKVMASNFRRYSYKELVKATRNFKDELGRGGSGIVYKGILDDSRGVAIKMLENVRQCEEEFQAELSIIGRINHMNLVRIWGFCSESSHRMLVTEYIENGSLANILFKGNILLEWRQRFNIALGVAKGLAYLHHECLEWVIHCDVKPENILLDQNLEPKIADFGLAKLLNRGGTDQNVSRVRGTIGYIAPEWISSLKITAKVDVYSYGVLLLELLLGKRVLDLAVGADEEVHRVLRKLVGTLADMLDREEPSSIAEVVDCRLNGQFNYTQVRTLIRLSVSCLDEDRNKRPTMESIVQMLLLADENLAA from the exons ATGGCTGTGATCCTGAACGCCTACCCTCCGTGCCCACGGACAACGTATGAGAGGAGAATTGAGAAGTGCAGCTTGGACATAAGAGAGCTTGAGAAGCAGCCCCCCTCATCAGCCCTACCATCTGTTCAGACTTCAGCCATGGCAACATTCCTCACCATCCTTCCACTCCTATTATCACTGCATCCCCTCCTCTCGAGTGCTGCGCCTCGAGACACTCTACTGCTGGGATCCTCGCTCTCCGTCGACAAGGACCAGACTGACATCCTGCGCTCGCGGGATGGCACTTTCACCTGCGGCTTCTACAGCATCTACACCAACGCCTTCACCTTCTCGATATGGTACACCCACTCGAGCAAGACTGTCGTCTGGACTGCGAACCGCGGCCGCCCTGTGCACGCCAGGGGGGCGGCAGTCACTCTGAAGAAAGGCAGAGCCTTGGTTCTCACTGACTACGATGGTGCGGTGGTATGGCAAGCCGAAGGCGACAACTCAGCAGGCGTGCAGTATGCCCAGCTCCTGGATACTGGGAACCTTGTCATGAAGAACTCCAGCAGCATTGTGTGGCAGAGCTTTGATTCACCAACAGATACCCTGCTTCCCACCCAGCGCATAACTGCAGCTACCAAGCTGGTCTCCACTACAGGATTGCATGTTCCAGGGCACAACATATTCCATTTCACAGACTCCTCGATATTGTCCCTTTTATATGACGATGCCGAAGTTCATGAAATATATTGGCCAGACCCTGACAATGGGGAGTATCAGAATAACAGGAATCGGTATAACAACACAAGGTTTGGGGGTCTAGATGATATCGGAAATTTCTTTTCGAGTGATTTCGCCAACCAGCAAGCACTTGTTGCCTCTGATCAAGGTCTTGGGATCAAAAGAAGGCTCACTCTGGATCCTGATGGCAATCTCCGGCTCTACAGCTTGAACAGTTCAAATGGGGGATGGTCGGTTTCCTGGATTGCAATGTCTCAGCCCTGCAATATTCATGGTTTCTGTGGTCCAAATGGGATCTGCCACTACTTGCCTGCACCTACATGCTTTTGCCCACCAGGTTATGTGATGAGCAACCCTGGGAACTGGAGCCAAGGCTGTAGTCCTCAAGTAGACATTAACTGTACTGTTGACCAAGTGCAACCTGTCCAGTTCGTGCCACTTCCAGGCACTGACTATTGGGGatctgatcagctgcatcgtgACCAGGTATCCTTGGAGGCTTGCAAGAACATATGTAGGAGCGATTGCACCTGCAAAGGCTTTCTGTACCAGCAAGGAACAGGGTCATGCTATCCAAAGTCTTCCCTTTTCAATGGGAAGGCATACACGCCGCCTGACAAGTCATATCGCACAATGTATCTCAAGCTCCCCATGAGTGTTAATATTTCAGGCATCTCTGTTCCCCGAATTGATTTGCTTGTTTCAAGAGAGTACCATCCTGATTGTAGACAGATGAGCAATAAAATGCCGGTGGAACCATTTCCGGAGATTCACAAGACCAGTCAGGGGGAAGCAAAATGGCTCTACTTCTACGGGTTTGCAG AAATACAGGCAGTTGAGGAAGGGTACAaggtgatggctagcaacttcaGAAGATACAGCTACAAAGAGTTGGTGAAGGCAACCAGAAATTTCAAAGATGAGCTTGGAAGAGGAGGCTCAGGGATCGTCTACAAGGGAATCTTAGATGATAGTCGAGGAGTGGCTATTAAGATGCTGGAAAATGTAAGGCAATGCGAGGAGGAGTTTCAAGCAGAGTTGAGCATAATTGGGAGGATTAATCATATGAATCTAGTAAGGATATGGGGGTTTTGCTCTGAAAGCTCACACAGGATGTTGGTCACCGAGTATATTGAGAATGGATCATTAGCTAACATCCTATTCAAAGGCAACATTCTGCTAGAGTGGAGGCAGAGATTTAATATTGCGTTAGGTGTAGCGAAGGGTTTGGCTTATCTTCACCATGAATGTCTTGAGTGGGTAATACACTGTGACGTGAAACCGGAGAACATACTCTTGGATCAGAATCTAGAACCCAAGATTGCCGACTTTGGGTTGGCGAAACTGTTGAACAGAGGTGGAACCGATCAGAATGTGTCACGAGTGCGAGGAACCATAGGCTACATCGCTCCAGAGTGGATCAGCAGCCTTAAGATCACGGCCAAAGTTGACGTGTATAGCTATGGGGTTTTGCTTCTTGAGCTACTGTTGGGTAAACGAGTTCTCGACCTGGCTGTAGGTGCCGATGAAGAGGTGCATAGGGTGCTCAGGAAGCTTGTAGGAACGCTTGCTGATATGTTGGATAGAGAGGAACCCTCTTCAATCGCCGAGGTTGTGGATTGCAGGCTGAACGGACAATTCAACTACACGCAGGTAAGGACACTGATCAGATTGTCTGTCTCATGCTTGGATGAAGACAGGAACAAAAGGCCAACTATGGAATCTATAGTGCAGATGCTACTTTTAGCTGATGAAAATCTTGCAGCATAA